AGTTTTATGCAGCGAGGACAACTACAAGTAAAGAAGTACTGTTGTTTCAAAGCCTTTTGCCGAGTCATTGTGCTTCCAGCTGTCTCTATGTAACTTATCGAAATCTACAGCATGATATAAATACATATTTTAAGAAGAAAATTAAATAAGAACAAGGCTTATAATTAAGACAACCAACAAAGTTATATTAAACAAATTATGATCATATATACTGCCAAAAACTATAATCATATTTCCTGAATCAAAAGCATTTATGAATCATGCGATTAAAATGTTTAGCAACACTAACATCCATCATTTCATTTGTCTCATTGAGTCTGTTATCCTAATATATGATGTCAGCTTTATTGTTGTGTGAAATGTATAAAGTTTAGAAAGCATACCTCGCTACCCTTGGGTATTTGTTGCATAGCACGTACTGTTGCGATTCGGCCCTCAAATACGAGAACTGAATTTGGAGAGCAACTATATGATAAAAGTCATTCTTAAATTCATGTAATAATTAGAGTATCAAATAACCACATATGATTATAATTAAATAAATGTCACCTGTGATTAATGATGGATATGACAGGATACAACCCGGTTCCCAATGGTATCAGCTCACTATCACAGATCGTGTGTGCATTGCATGCGAGCTGTACGTTAGTACATGATTAATAAATGGTAGCACATTCAAACAAGCATATATACCACCCAACAATAAAAGAATTAGTAGTTTAACTTGCATCTGTTTGGTGACTAGtaaatgtaaataaaatattattgcATGTTACATTAGACACCAGCATAATAATGCTCCAATGTAGTATACAAAGGATGGTTTTATGACATTTTACCTTTGAGAAATCTTCTGTAATTTCTTTGATATTGAGATCAGGCCATTGCATGATTATATTGACAAGGCTTGCCATTTGGGCATACAATACCAACTGCGTCTCTTCTACTTCGGCGATATCTTCACGAGATATTGTTAAAGATTACACCAGAATCAGTTGAACTAAAGAACCAAGATATAGTAATTTTAATTTAACACTACAAGTGTACAAGTGTATAACCAAATTGTATAATTTCAAATTGCCATTAACTTATATATAATACCTACAGCAAATAAGATATCCAAATGCATTAGAATCAGAATGATATTTTATGAATAACAGAAAAATGAAAACAGATGCAAGAACAATCCAATAGTTATATCACAAGAGTTACAATAGTCAATTGGATAGCTATCTTAATGAAAAGAAAATTTAATATAATGAAAGTTATCAATTCACTgaattttgtaaataaatataaaaaatagtCCACATATGAAACTGTGCAAGGATACGAGAAACTATTTCTTTCACCAGATTGTAGTTGTCCATCGCAGTAGTAGGAATGACCTGGCAATTGGAGGAAGCATATCAACTAAAAAAAAGATAAATAATGTGAATTTGGTTTTAACAATACATCCTGCGAGAACACAGttcagatttttttttaaaaataacccTAGACATTAAACTACCATCACTAGATAGCccagtggttggggccctgagatccttgcaagaggtctcaggttcgaaatcCCGTCTGGGACGAATATTTAGTagtggccagggaagggttggaaatagccagggagtaatcctgctgggctgagccagggagtaatcctgctgggctgcgtacatcagaacagggaaaaccttctaccttttacctAGACATTAAACATTTACTAATCTAGAGAGAGATTGCTAATCTAGAGTAAGAAAgtttatgtgtttgtgtgtgtgaaaagtGTGAAAGTTGTATTAAAAAGGAAAATGAGTTGGGTATTTATAGGAATCCAATGTACCGAACCAGTACACCAATGAACCAGAAAATTGGGCAGTTAACCGGAAAAAGGCGCGAACATTATTGTGTTCGGTCGGGTCCATTCGGGACCGGGGCAACCAACCGGGCCAAGTGGCAGGAAACCATAAGAAAATGAATATGCAGAAAAAGGTTCTGACCTTTTCATTCTGCAGCTTCCTTCGAAGATAAAGTTTAACAATCAAGCGTATAGAAGGTGTAAGAGACGTTATTCTATTTTTATCCAGTCGAGCAAGTAGCTGGCATTCAAGACGATGCAGCTTCCAATCGAATTTCTAACATCATCACAAGTGAATATCATACAAGGTAAACAGTGTATCAAGAATCTATATATGTCAGCACAAAGAAAAGTATACCTGACATGTGCTCCCACAATAGCATACAACATGACAAGACGAGCATCTCTTTAGATTACTGGACGTAAAACACCAATCACATCTTGATTCCGTTGATGATTTGTTTGGTACAGAAACATACGGTTCTTCACTTAATATAACTTCTCCTGTATcatataaaaatagaaatagaTTCATCAACGTtcatctataatcataataatattttacTTTATGTCAATCAACAGACTAAACATTATACAACGTGGGGCAAATTGCTGTAATACtagtatatataaagtatatatatatatatatataatattaataacggCTCCGGTTACTAGAGTATTTAGCTAAAATGTACACTTATAATAATTTATAGAAGTCTAACCAACCTGACCCGCCCATTTTTCCACAGCTACGAAAATAACTAGAAGTGTTGGTTGATCCAGTCAGGACAATGGATCGCAATGTATGTCCGATCCatcggatatccatccgatccgatcCATTATAGTGTACTGTAATAGATATGGATAATTTAAATGGATGATAAGCGAATATGGATATTGATATGGATGATATGAATATGTATGGATGAATTATATTTAAATGGATACGGAtacaaaaaataaatggatatgggatcacccgatccatatccgatccattaccTTGCCTAGTCAGGACCCAACCTGTTTTGACCCACCCTGAACCTGAATCACCCGCCATTTGTGCCAATTCTTGCGAAGGGAATAAGGATTTAATATTCGCGATAAGTGAAAAAAGATACCTGGAGAGAAGTCTCGAGCGGTGAAGAGGCATCGACCTTTTTCCGGAAGTACTGAAACTGATACTCCATGCTCACTTACTAGTAGCCTTTGCAAATCCTCCATTAACTAACTTAACTGTAACTGCAACCTACCACAAAAAAGGCAAATAAAAAGAGATCAAAGACACCATTTTGAACTCCAAATTGACATTTAATTGGCAACTGAACCCAGCACTGATTTATGAAAGTGCTCTGTTTGTTTCTGAAATATTGTTAACTCAACTCACATATCTATTACCTAACATGAGTGATATTTTCAACCTCACTAGTATCTTAAAAATGTAGCTTAAGATAATTATATCTTTCCTACAACTCCATATTGTACTAGAGTTATTATTCAGCCTCTCTATTATGCAATTCTAATAAATAGAGGTGCAGTGCATCAATGTTACTTGACAATCAAGCTTAAGAATACTAAAATCAAAATTAATTCAACGCAAAAAGAGTGAAGCTGGAAAATTAATATGAGTAACAGTATTAGCAAAAATCAAAGTTACTCGAACAATTTAACATTAGACTAAAATATGCTTCGTACCTTCAAACAAGGAACGGaagtaaaaattagggttttacgactattcttcaagtcttcaatttGCTCATTTTGTGAACGACGAAGAAATCATTCAGATGAAGTTGAAGCCCTAGGGTTATTTTAGTAATATTTTCATACTAAATTTTCTAAATCAGctcatttgttatatttaatagtaATAACATATTCCTGCCAGATGGCCGCGAGATCTTTCGGGTTGCATAATCATATTTAACATAGcattatgtatttacagaattaaaaatGCGTTGATGCGAGTTTGTTTGGATGTACGTGGTTAGTACCTAATGTACCTAATGGCCTACGCGTTTTTAATATCAGGAAAACCGAGTAAAAAAGGAGGACGAAACCATCGATATGATGTCTTAGTTTGAGTtgtttattatatatgtatatatatgtatgaaagatAGCCCGAAAAGTTTAGCGAATTTTAAGAAGCgttcgtttcgcgtatagttagttgcgttgtgttcgtaaaattatttcgagttgaacggtggtgtcGGGAAACTTTAATTCGCGGCGAGGGAAGATACGACCCGTTAAAAATTGAGACAATATCATATATCCCCTCCTTAAACATCTAAATCACATATTTACCCAACTAAACTACTTAATATCATATATACCCGAACTAAACCTTTTAATCACTCTAATTTACCCATTTTCTTAAATTTATTATAATGAATAAACTTAAAAGTCTATATTACACATCCAATTACCATTATACCCTTCATGAAAAAATGTTGCTCTTGGAATTACAAGTCACCCAGATCTGAACGAGAACGAAGGTGAAGAAATATACGCACATATGAAATTCTTGTTCTTGGAATTGATGATACCCAACTAACCCAACTCATATTTGGAACACAAAAATACTTACATTGACATGCGTTTTCAGAAAGACAATGCGATTCAAGAAGATATGAAATCATCAATTGGGGATGAATAAGCAAATAATTTATTGGAATTTTAATATTTGTTACTTTGTTGCCACCTCGCCACCACTATAATTTTGGATAGTTAATTGGTCGGTTTCTAAATAAACAAATCACTTTGCTCTGTTGCCACTTAGGTTTAAAAGAATATACGGAGCATGAATCATCAAATAAAGATGGAGTCTGAATATCAATTTGtggtttaaaaataattaattcttaggatttttattttttattagttGTTTAAGTGATGTTAttgttgaatgatgatgaagaacgCAGATGGTAAAATGATGCTACTGGGTTTTATTATTTGAGTAGATAAAATGAAGAAAATATAAAGGGTATAATGGTAACCGGATATGTAGTATAGACTATTAATTTTATTCATTATAATTAATTTCAGAAAATGGTTAAATTTGAGTGATTTAATGGTTTAGTTtggatatatatgatattaagtagTTTAGTTGGGTAAATATGTGATTTAAATGTTTAGGAAAGATAAATATGATAAAATCTCTTAAAAATTTGGGTGAAGTTTGTTTAAAGTtttgtaataaaataataattttacgttTTATACTCCCGAAAAAATTGTAGATTGGACCATAGTTTAGGGGACGATTTTGTAAGTTTTTATGGGTTGTCGTTTGAAAAGCTTAAAATGGCAAAAACGACCAAATTTTTGACTCCAATTAGTATATAGGGTTAACTAGTTGTTGaaacctcgcttcgcgtcgggggttcggttttcaatgtattttattgcgtttagtttgtaaaattatttcgtggctaaagaatgatgttgttgaagcgcaactcgagtcgaactaaaagctataacccgtgaaagatttaaatgttattttaaattaacaatatatgtccatctccgcgtctagctatgtaattatcgacttttaaaatttaacgcaaaatcaacgtgtatgaaaagtaccccaaatatttaacttttttaaaaagcgtccgttttgcgtatagttagtgacattgtgttcctaaaattatttcgagtttaaggatggtgtgggaaaaatttaactcgttgcgagcgagaagatatgacccgttgaatatttgggtggagtttatttaagattttttttatgaaaatgattatttgacactttacccccctgattggg
This window of the Rutidosis leptorrhynchoides isolate AG116_Rl617_1_P2 chromosome 7, CSIRO_AGI_Rlap_v1, whole genome shotgun sequence genome carries:
- the LOC139857158 gene encoding histone-lysine N-methyltransferase ASHR1-like isoform X4 — encoded protein: MEDLQRLLVSEHGVSVSVLPEKGRCLFTARDFSPVHYNGSDRMDIRWIGHTLRSIVLTGSTNTSSYFRSCGKMGGSGEVILSEEPYVSVPNKSSTESRCDWCFTSSNLKRCSSCHVVCYCGSTCQKFDWKLHRLECQLLARLDKNRITSLTPSIRLIVKLYLRRKLQNEKVIPTTAMDNYNLVKEIVSHIAEVEETQLVLYAQMASLVNIIMQWPDLNIKEITEDFSKLACNAHTICDSELIPLGTGLYPVISIINHSCSPNSVLVFEGRIATVRAMQQIPKGSEISISYIETAGSTMTRQKALKQQYFFTCSCPRCIKLGQPDDIQESAVLEGYRCKDHKCDGFLLRDPDSRGFKCQQCGLVRDKEEILKIAGEVKAMSDKASSALSSYGLRH
- the LOC139857158 gene encoding histone-lysine N-methyltransferase ASHR1-like isoform X3; translated protein: MEDLQRLLVSEHGVSVSVLPEKGRCLFTARDFSPVHYNGSDRMDIRWIGHTLRSIVLTGSTNTSSYFRSCGKMGGSGEVILSEEPYVSVPNKSSTESRCDWCFTSSNLKRCSSCHVVCYCGSTCQKFDWKLHRLECQLLARLDKNRITSLTPSIRLIVKLYLRRKLQNEKVIPTTAMDNYNLVKEIVSHIAEVEETQLVLYAQMASLVNIIMQWPDLNIKEITEDFSKLACNAHTICDSELIPLGTGLYPVISIINHSCSPNSVLVFEGRIATVRAMQQIPKGSEISISYIETAGSTMTRQKALKQQYFFTCSCPRCIKLGQPDDIQESAVLEGYRCKDHKCDGFLLRDPDSRGFKCQQCGLVRDKEEILKIAGEVKAMSDKASSALSSYGRILYPLNLNYYYYYFKKIIFLHVLVVTSM
- the LOC139857158 gene encoding histone-lysine N-methyltransferase ASHR1-like isoform X1, with the protein product MEDLQRLLVSEHGVSVSVLPEKGRCLFTARDFSPVHYNGSDRMDIRWIGHTLRSIVLTGSTNTSSYFRSCGKMGGSGEVILSEEPYVSVPNKSSTESRCDWCFTSSNLKRCSSCHVVCYCGSTCQKFDWKLHRLECQLLARLDKNRITSLTPSIRLIVKLYLRRKLQNEKVIPTTAMDNYNLVKEIVSHIAEVEETQLVLYAQMASLVNIIMQWPDLNIKEITEDFSKLACNAHTICDSELIPLGTGLYPVISIINHSCSPNSVLVFEGRIATVRAMQQIPKGSEISISYIETAGSTMTRQKALKQQYFFTCSCPRCIKLGQPDDIQESAVLEGYRCKDHKCDGFLLRDPDSRGFKCQQCGLVRDKEEILKIAGEVKAMSDKASSALSSYGQTKEALENYLMVEKLQVKLCHSSSINLLRTRETILKILMELQDWKQALIYCRMTIPVYERVYPKIHPLRGLQYYTCGKLEWLLGHTIEAVKSLTQAVDILGITHGTNSRFMKDLIGKLEEARAEASYKLSSMDD
- the LOC139857158 gene encoding histone-lysine N-methyltransferase ASHR1-like isoform X2 yields the protein MEDLQRLLVSEHGVSVSVLPEKGRCLFTARDFSPGEVILSEEPYVSVPNKSSTESRCDWCFTSSNLKRCSSCHVVCYCGSTCQKFDWKLHRLECQLLARLDKNRITSLTPSIRLIVKLYLRRKLQNEKVIPTTAMDNYNLVKEIVSHIAEVEETQLVLYAQMASLVNIIMQWPDLNIKEITEDFSKLACNAHTICDSELIPLGTGLYPVISIINHSCSPNSVLVFEGRIATVRAMQQIPKGSEISISYIETAGSTMTRQKALKQQYFFTCSCPRCIKLGQPDDIQESAVLEGYRCKDHKCDGFLLRDPDSRGFKCQQCGLVRDKEEILKIAGEVKAMSDKASSALSSYGQTKEALENYLMVEKLQVKLCHSSSINLLRTRETILKILMELQDWKQALIYCRMTIPVYERVYPKIHPLRGLQYYTCGKLEWLLGHTIEAVKSLTQAVDILGITHGTNSRFMKDLIGKLEEARAEASYKLSSMDD